A region of the Candidatus Binatia bacterium genome:
GTATCGGGAGCAATGATGGCGCGAAGATCGAGTTTGGTGTGCGACATTTGCGGGGAGAAGGCTGCCCGGCTGCGGAAGGTCACGCGAAGCTACGGCCACGGAACGAACCTTCTTGTCATCGAGGGGGTTCCGGTGATCACCTGCTCGCACTGCGGTGAGAGCTACGTGACCGCCGAGACACTGCACGAGATCGAGCGGATCAAGCTCCACCGCAAATCCTTAGCCGCCAAGCGCGTTGTGCCGATCGCCGCTTTTGCGTGATACGGCAAGGCCGGCGTGAGACGCCACACGCGGGCCGCGAGTGC
Encoded here:
- a CDS encoding type II toxin-antitoxin system MqsA family antitoxin codes for the protein VVFDRVLKRFRDNIRRRQYVVTIHAEEEMDDDRLTIFDVDNVSGAMMARRSSLVCDICGEKAARLRKVTRSYGHGTNLLVIEGVPVITCSHCGESYVTAETLHEIERIKLHRKSLAAKRVVPIAAFA